AATCGATTGCAAGCTATTATACCTAATCTTATTTCAGAGCATTAAAGTGCATTCTTGTCTGATAGGTTGATTTCAGATAATATATCGGTGGCATTTGAGACTCTACACTATATGCGGAACCACAATAAGGGGAAATCTGGCTTTATGGCCTTGAATCTTGATATGAGCAAGGCATATGATAGGCTAGAGTGGGAGTACATGGAGAGAGTGATGATAAAGATGGGTTTCCATACTCGGTGGATACAATTAATGATGATGTGTATCACTACAGCCTCTTACTCGGTGCTAATTAATGGGGAGCCCCATAGGCATATCACTCCAACTCGTGGTTTGCGCCAGAGAGATCCATTGTCCCCCTATCTTTTCCTCATGTATACTAAAGGTCTACATGGTTTAATTAGTAAGGCAGCCCACAATGGTGACATTCGGAGTGTATCTCTTTGCCGGAATGGACCTAGGATCACTCACCTATTTTTTGCCGATGATAGCCTCCTTTTTTGCAAAGCTAGAGAAGAGGAACGTCAAAGCTTGCTTGAAGTGTTGGCAAAGTATGAGAGAGCTTCTGGGCAGCAAATCAACCATACTAAAACCACTATTTTCTTCAGTAAATCCACCAATGCAAACACTCAAATAACGATTCAAAACTTGTTGGGTGTTATTGCTATTCGGCACTATGAGAAATATCTTGGACTTCCTTCATTAATGAGTCATAATGAAAAGGAAAGATTCACATACATCAAGCAGCAAGTATGGAAGAGAATTCGAAGGTGGAAGGGTAAATTACTCAGTCAAGCGGGTAGGGAGATACTAATTAAGGCGGTGGTGCAATCCCTCCCAACTTATACCATGGCATGCTTCAAACTTCCTACTTCACTTTGTCACAATCTTGAGTGCAtgatttgtagattttttttggggCAAAGGGGTGATAATAGGAAGATTCACTAGGTGAAGTGGTTGGAACTTTGTAAGCCGAAGACACAAGGAGGTATGGGGTTCAAAGATTTGTCTCTATTCAATGATGCGCTCTTGGCCAAACAAACTTGGCGCTTGCTCCATGACAAGTCATCTTTATTCTACCGTGTGTTCAAGGCAAAATACTTCCCTGATACCTTGGTTATGGAGGCAAAAATTCTAGCCAACTTGtatgcttggaagagtattATGAAGGGTAGGAACGTGATTAAACAAGGAGCAAAATGGAGGATTAGGTCAGGCAGGTTTGTCCATATTTGGGGTGAGAATTGGCTGCCCAACTCAAGTCATCCTAAGGTCTTATCACCACGGGTTGAAAGGAAGGGAATGAGTTTGGTGGCTGATTTGATTGATCCGGCCTTTAAGGAGTGGAAGGTGAATGTCATTGATAATCTATTCTATGACTTTGAAGCAGCCATTATCAAAAATATGCCTCTCTGCAAAACCTTACAAGATGACATCCTAATTTGGCCTTTTAACCCTGATGGAGTCTATTCTGTCAAATCCAGATACCAGTATTTACATGAGCAGCAGCAACATGGCTTACCTGGGCCCTCAGACAATTTAGTGCTCACGCCTctttggaagaaaatttgggGGCTTCAAGTTCCAAATAAAGTCAAGCACTTGGCTTGGAAGGCTTGTAAGGATTTGTTGCCAACCAAGACTAATCTGATTCGCAGAAAGGTCATTACTGAGGGCTGCTGTGATGCTTACAAATTACACCAGGAGGATGTGGTTCATGCTTTGTTCCGTTGCCTAGCTTTGCAACCCATTTGGAGGTCTCAGACTCAATGGAATCACAGCACGCTTTAGGCGTGCTCCTCTTTCACTgatatttttgagcttatttttgcagGTAATAAGGAACCCGAACTCTTTGCTGCTATGGACTCTATGGAATAGAAGGAATAATTTGCACTTGGGCAAGCCTGCACTCTCACTCGATCAGGTGGTTGATTTTGCTCAAGATCGAATCTTGGAGAGAGCTTCTTGCAACGCTGATTTTCAACAACCACGACCCCACCATGTAGTGG
This DNA window, taken from Quercus robur chromosome 2, dhQueRobu3.1, whole genome shotgun sequence, encodes the following:
- the LOC126699599 gene encoding uncharacterized protein LOC126699599, producing the protein MDLDFVGFPFTWHKHYPNFTIWERLDRAVATNKWFSMFAGTKVHHLDVTSSDHKALWISLEHMHCNFQKPFRFEQMWLTDKGCSDTVEAVWSINCNESWDTRVLRKIESCGVALSKWSKKSFGSVKKQLESAHKRLKATENHAIRSRDSSRMRLLEDEVNQLLDNKAKMWRQRSKIAWLRDSDRDTRFFHNKASQRCRRNYIAKLHDANGGWCSSQDQVNATIVDFYQNPFTSGSPSNFEEVIETIPHVVTDEMNDMLMAEFHIEEVEVALKQMAPLKAPGPDDNISVAFETLHYMRNHNKGKSGFMALNLDMSKAYDRLEWEYMERVMIKMGFHTRWIQLMMMCITTASYSVLINGEPHRHITPTRGLRQRDPLSPYLFLMYTKGLHGLISKAAHNGDIRSVSLCRNGPRITHLFFADDSLLFCKAREEERQSLLEVLAKYERASGQQINHTKTTIFFSKSTNANTQITIQNLLGVIAIRHYEKYLGLPSLMSHNEKERFTYIKQQVWKRIRRWKGKLLSQAGREILIKAVVQSLPTYTMACFKLPTSLCHNLECMICRFFLGQRGDNRKIH